One genomic segment of Dysosmobacter sp. Marseille-Q4140 includes these proteins:
- a CDS encoding ComF family protein: MKIWESFLDLLYPPKCPFCGKVQETRGICPACRKALPWTEGDQGLKTLPGGTVCAAPLWYEDLAREGLLRFKFQGAAAAAEPLGELIAQCAAERFSGAFDVVTWVPVSRRRLRKRGYDQARLLAESACRVWGVRPERLLRKTLDNPAQSGLHEAAARRANVLGVYEAAEADKLRGRRVLLVDDICTTGATLAECARTLRAAGAESVACVTAALTREKEKVHNPAKE; the protein is encoded by the coding sequence GAAAATTTGGGAGAGTTTTCTGGACCTGCTCTACCCGCCCAAGTGCCCCTTCTGCGGCAAGGTTCAGGAGACCCGGGGCATCTGCCCCGCCTGCCGCAAGGCCCTGCCCTGGACAGAAGGGGACCAGGGCCTGAAAACGCTGCCCGGAGGCACCGTCTGCGCCGCGCCGCTGTGGTACGAGGACCTGGCCCGGGAGGGCCTCCTGCGCTTCAAGTTCCAGGGCGCCGCCGCCGCGGCGGAGCCCCTGGGGGAGCTGATCGCCCAGTGCGCCGCGGAGCGGTTTTCCGGGGCGTTCGACGTGGTCACCTGGGTGCCGGTCAGCCGCCGCAGGCTGCGCAAACGGGGCTACGACCAGGCCCGGCTGCTGGCGGAGAGCGCCTGCCGGGTCTGGGGCGTGAGACCGGAGCGGCTGCTGCGCAAGACCCTGGACAACCCCGCTCAGTCGGGACTCCATGAGGCCGCCGCCCGCCGGGCCAACGTGCTGGGGGTCTACGAGGCGGCGGAGGCGGATAAACTCCGGGGAAGGCGGGTGCTGCTGGTGGACGATATCTGCACCACCGGCGCCACTTTGGCCGAGTGCGCCCGGACCCTGCGCGCCGCCGGAGCGGAGTCCGTGGCCTGCGTGACCGCCGCGCTGACCCGGGAGAAGGAAAAAGTTCACAATCCGGCCAAAGAATAG
- the mreB gene encoding rod shape-determining protein MreB, whose protein sequence is MSMTKDIGIDLGTASVLVYVKGKGIVLNEPSVVAMDKTTGKLLKVGTEAQAMLGRTPGNIIAIRPLREGVISDYDMTERMLREFIHKVAGVSFFKPRVIICVPSGITEVEERAVIDAGIQAGARKVYLIEEPVAAAIGAGIDITQPDGHMVVDIGGGTADIAVISLSGVVESASIKIAGDQLNESVVKYMRRKHNLLVGERTAEEMKKQIGCVFPKEEEETMDVKGRCLLTGLPKVVTVSSTEMMDAFEEPVERIMEAIHSVLERTPPELVADISTNGIVMTGGGSLVSGFDKLVTARTGIHTVIAEDAISCVALGTGKSLDSLNAMQDGTMNLSRRKQMN, encoded by the coding sequence ATGTCCATGACGAAGGATATCGGTATCGATCTTGGTACCGCGTCGGTACTTGTGTATGTAAAGGGCAAGGGCATCGTGCTCAACGAGCCCTCCGTGGTGGCAATGGATAAGACCACGGGCAAGCTGCTGAAGGTGGGCACCGAGGCCCAGGCCATGCTGGGCCGCACCCCCGGCAACATCATCGCCATCCGTCCCCTGCGGGAGGGCGTCATCTCCGACTACGACATGACCGAGCGGATGCTGCGGGAGTTCATCCACAAGGTGGCTGGCGTGTCCTTCTTCAAGCCCCGGGTCATCATCTGCGTGCCCTCCGGCATCACCGAGGTCGAGGAGCGCGCCGTCATCGACGCCGGCATCCAGGCCGGCGCCCGGAAGGTGTATCTGATCGAGGAGCCCGTGGCCGCGGCTATCGGCGCCGGCATCGACATCACCCAGCCCGACGGCCACATGGTGGTGGACATCGGCGGCGGCACCGCCGACATCGCCGTCATCTCCCTCAGCGGCGTGGTGGAGAGCGCCTCCATCAAGATCGCCGGCGACCAGCTCAACGAGTCCGTGGTGAAGTATATGCGCCGCAAGCACAACCTGCTGGTGGGCGAGCGCACCGCCGAGGAGATGAAGAAGCAGATCGGCTGTGTGTTCCCCAAGGAGGAAGAGGAGACCATGGACGTCAAGGGCCGGTGTTTGCTGACGGGCCTTCCCAAGGTGGTCACCGTCAGCTCCACCGAGATGATGGACGCCTTTGAAGAGCCGGTGGAGCGCATCATGGAGGCCATCCACTCCGTGCTGGAGCGCACGCCCCCGGAGCTGGTGGCGGACATCTCCACCAACGGCATCGTCATGACCGGCGGCGGCAGCCTGGTCTCCGGCTTCGACAAGCTGGTCACCGCCCGCACCGGCATCCACACCGTCATCGCCGAGGACGCCATTTCCTGCGTGGCCTTGGGTACCGGCAAGAGCCTGGACTCCCTCAACGCCATGCAGGACGGCACCATGAACCTCAGCCGCCGCAAGCAGATGAACTGA
- a CDS encoding DUF1648 domain-containing protein has protein sequence MKKHPLDKLMNRLSLLVLAGAAVFLAAYWHRIPARVPMHFNAAGQIDRWGSQAELLILPVIAWLMYGLLTVVEQFPSAWNTGVKVTEENRERVYALLAHMLSTLKFLMVVLFAWITVWCALARPLPVWFLPVVLIALFGDMIYWLVRLFRAR, from the coding sequence ATGAAAAAGCATCCCCTGGACAAACTGATGAACCGGCTGAGTCTGCTGGTGCTGGCGGGCGCCGCCGTGTTCCTCGCGGCGTACTGGCACCGCATCCCGGCCCGGGTGCCCATGCACTTCAACGCCGCCGGCCAGATCGACCGCTGGGGCAGTCAGGCGGAGCTGCTGATTTTGCCGGTGATCGCCTGGCTGATGTACGGCCTTCTCACCGTGGTGGAGCAGTTCCCAAGCGCCTGGAACACCGGCGTGAAGGTGACGGAGGAGAACCGGGAGCGGGTCTACGCCCTGCTGGCCCACATGCTCAGCACGCTGAAATTCCTGATGGTGGTCCTGTTTGCCTGGATCACCGTCTGGTGCGCCCTGGCCCGGCCCCTGCCGGTGTGGTTTTTGCCGGTGGTGCTGATCGCCTTGTTCGGGGACATGATCTACTGGCTGGTCCGCCTCTTCCGGGCCCGGTAG
- a CDS encoding sugar O-acetyltransferase translates to MLTGQLYNAADPELAAARLRAKELCRAFNDTATADSAGREAILRRLLGHMGANCWIEPSFRCDYGTNITIGDHFYANYDCIILDVASVTIGSHVFFGPRVSLFAAGHPIDAGVRNTELEFGAPITIADNVWIGGSVTVLPGVTIGAGTIVAAGSVVTKDLPAGVIAAGNPCRVLRPITDTDRAYWEAQRAAYEAERGIHLT, encoded by the coding sequence ATGCTGACCGGACAGCTTTACAACGCCGCAGATCCGGAGCTGGCGGCGGCGCGGCTGCGGGCCAAGGAGCTGTGCCGGGCCTTCAACGACACGGCCACGGCGGACAGCGCCGGACGGGAGGCCATTTTGCGCCGCCTGCTGGGCCATATGGGCGCGAACTGCTGGATCGAGCCCAGTTTCCGCTGCGACTACGGCACCAACATCACCATCGGCGACCACTTCTACGCCAACTACGACTGCATCATTCTGGACGTGGCGTCCGTCACCATCGGCTCCCACGTGTTTTTCGGCCCCAGGGTGAGCCTCTTCGCCGCCGGGCACCCCATTGACGCCGGGGTGCGGAACACCGAGCTGGAGTTCGGCGCCCCCATCACCATCGCCGACAACGTCTGGATCGGCGGCAGCGTGACGGTGCTGCCCGGCGTCACCATCGGGGCGGGCACCATCGTGGCCGCCGGGTCCGTGGTGACAAAGGACCTGCCCGCCGGCGTCATCGCCGCCGGGAACCCCTGCCGGGTGCTGCGGCCCATCACCGACACCGACCGGGCGTACTGGGAGGCCCAGCGGGCCGCCTACGAGGCGGAGCGCGGCATCCACCTCACCTGA
- a CDS encoding GNAT family N-acetyltransferase, producing MLQFQSVTKRDAARLRRYYQGCDFGLCEYSVGTKLMWRRALHPSWTEAAGCLVVRNEIDGQVVFDYPVPGPEGDEDAALEAIETYCLEQGLPPVISVVPESRAPRLLARYPYAQVSNVRTWQDYVYYREDLQFFTGRRYSGQRNHINKFRAGWPEAAFRPLTAADEAIIERFWQDYEAEFPKGNNAKALDELALARKMLKLAGKSCFFTGGLFDGEKLIGLSLSEKCGDTLIIHIEKALYSYTGVYPTLVQLVADAFGEGCQWINREDDAADRGLRTSKLQYGPAKLAPKYRFEPQNELIRHVAAIPGLKTERLTLSAITEADLPAYNALVLDAGRNRWWGYDDVGGLGGPVTQTSFLDVARRDFENRQAVNFAVRLDGQLIGEAVLYRFDCRGGAELGCRVDAAHAGCGYGTEAFAAVADWALYKVHLSRVVAKCYKENQASYKMLSSCMRKKGEDETFFYFEKLV from the coding sequence ATGTTGCAGTTTCAGTCAGTGACAAAACGAGATGCGGCCCGGCTGCGGCGGTACTATCAGGGCTGTGATTTCGGCCTTTGCGAGTACTCCGTGGGCACCAAGCTCATGTGGCGCCGGGCGCTGCATCCCAGCTGGACCGAGGCGGCGGGCTGCCTGGTAGTCCGCAACGAGATCGACGGCCAGGTGGTGTTCGACTACCCGGTGCCCGGGCCGGAGGGCGATGAGGACGCCGCGCTGGAGGCCATTGAGACTTACTGCCTGGAGCAGGGGCTCCCGCCGGTGATCTCCGTGGTTCCGGAGAGCAGGGCTCCCCGGCTGCTGGCCCGCTATCCCTACGCCCAGGTCAGCAATGTACGCACCTGGCAGGATTATGTGTACTACCGGGAGGACCTGCAGTTTTTCACCGGCCGCCGCTACTCCGGTCAGCGCAATCATATCAACAAGTTCCGCGCCGGCTGGCCGGAGGCCGCCTTCCGGCCCTTGACGGCGGCGGATGAGGCGATAATCGAGCGGTTCTGGCAGGACTATGAGGCGGAGTTCCCCAAGGGCAACAATGCCAAGGCCCTGGACGAGCTGGCCCTGGCCCGGAAGATGCTGAAGCTGGCGGGGAAATCCTGCTTCTTTACGGGGGGGCTTTTTGACGGAGAGAAGCTGATCGGCCTGTCTTTGTCGGAAAAGTGCGGCGACACGCTGATCATCCACATCGAAAAGGCCCTGTACTCCTACACCGGCGTGTACCCCACCCTGGTGCAGCTGGTGGCGGATGCATTCGGCGAGGGCTGCCAGTGGATCAACCGGGAGGACGACGCCGCAGACCGCGGCCTGCGGACCTCCAAGCTCCAGTACGGCCCTGCCAAGCTGGCCCCCAAGTACCGCTTCGAGCCCCAGAACGAGCTGATCCGCCATGTGGCGGCCATCCCGGGGCTGAAAACGGAGCGATTGACCCTCTCCGCCATCACCGAGGCGGATCTGCCCGCCTACAACGCCCTGGTGCTGGACGCTGGCCGGAACCGCTGGTGGGGCTATGACGACGTGGGCGGCCTGGGCGGACCGGTGACGCAGACCAGCTTCCTGGACGTGGCCCGCCGGGACTTTGAAAACCGCCAGGCGGTGAACTTCGCCGTGCGGCTGGACGGGCAGCTGATCGGCGAGGCGGTGCTCTACCGCTTCGACTGCCGTGGCGGCGCGGAGCTGGGCTGCCGCGTCGACGCCGCCCACGCCGGCTGCGGCTACGGCACCGAGGCCTTTGCCGCCGTGGCGGACTGGGCGCTGTACAAGGTGCACCTGAGCCGGGTGGTGGCCAAGTGCTACAAGGAGAACCAGGCCTCCTACAAGATGCTCTCGTCCTGTATGCGGAAAAAGGGAGAGGACGAGACCTTCTTCTATTTTGAAAAGCTGGTGTGA
- the cdd gene encoding cytidine deaminase: MTRDELKAAAVAMLDRSYCPYSHFPVGAALECADGTVFTGCNIENAAFSPTICAERTAVAKAVSEGHRDFVRIAVAGRCDDFCVPCAVCRQVLREFAPNIEIICLNGAGQERTFTLPELLPHSFGPEYLTPEN; this comes from the coding sequence ATGACCCGAGACGAACTGAAGGCCGCGGCCGTCGCCATGCTGGACCGGTCCTACTGCCCCTACTCCCACTTCCCCGTGGGCGCCGCCCTGGAGTGCGCCGACGGCACCGTGTTCACCGGCTGCAACATTGAAAACGCCGCCTTCTCCCCCACCATCTGCGCCGAGCGGACGGCGGTGGCCAAGGCCGTCAGCGAGGGGCACCGGGACTTTGTGCGCATCGCCGTAGCCGGCCGGTGCGACGATTTCTGCGTGCCCTGCGCCGTGTGCCGCCAGGTGCTGCGGGAGTTCGCGCCGAATATCGAGATCATCTGCCTCAACGGCGCCGGGCAGGAGCGGACCTTCACCCTCCCGGAGCTTCTGCCCCACAGCTTCGGCCCGGAGTATCTGACCCCGGAGAACTGA
- a CDS encoding sodium-dependent transporter: MSNERGSWGSNIGFLLAAIGSAVGLGNIWGFPYKMGKSGGFTFLIAYLFLAIFVGFVVMVSELAMGRKVGKGVIGCYRTLSKKFKWVGWLAVFAPFIIMSFYSVLGGYCIEYMSLNMSNLAFGGTEVLSTGSELFSAMLTNPFGCVVFTLLFLVICFLINRGGISGGIEKFNKIGMPALFVMLVIIIIRALTLPNAVEGLKFMFVPGYAVSAGFIAEAPNFITVLATAGGQMFFSLSLAMGVMFTYGSYLSKQENLVKNSVVIVFSDTLVALMAGLAVIPAAVANGINQGMNVADIKLSGPNLLFVTLQDVFNAMGTAGPLFGVIFYLLVLIAAISSAISLVEVVATFFLDRAAEKGKTASRHKVVLIVCLAITVEAILVAVDGLGSNGLWVPGQATFGIHTWNDCWLDFMDMMSEGIAMPLGALLMSLMVAWELKPKTVLEEVHLSSSAKIDLFYKICIYIVTPLGMFLILLGQLNDFGFIHLFG, encoded by the coding sequence ATGTCAAATGAGCGAGGTTCCTGGGGCAGCAATATCGGCTTTCTGCTGGCTGCCATCGGCTCCGCCGTCGGCCTTGGCAACATCTGGGGTTTCCCGTACAAGATGGGCAAGTCCGGCGGTTTTACCTTCCTGATCGCATACCTGTTCCTGGCCATCTTCGTGGGCTTTGTGGTCATGGTCAGCGAGCTGGCCATGGGCCGGAAAGTCGGCAAGGGCGTCATCGGCTGCTATCGCACCCTGTCCAAAAAGTTCAAATGGGTGGGCTGGCTGGCAGTCTTTGCCCCCTTCATCATCATGAGCTTCTACTCGGTTCTGGGCGGCTACTGCATTGAGTACATGTCCCTGAACATGAGCAACCTGGCCTTCGGCGGTACGGAGGTGCTCTCCACCGGCTCGGAGCTGTTCAGCGCCATGCTGACCAATCCCTTCGGCTGCGTGGTGTTCACCCTGCTGTTCCTGGTAATCTGCTTCCTCATCAACCGGGGCGGCATCTCCGGCGGCATTGAGAAGTTCAACAAGATCGGCATGCCGGCCCTGTTCGTGATGCTGGTCATCATTATCATCCGGGCCCTGACCCTGCCCAACGCCGTGGAGGGTCTGAAGTTCATGTTCGTCCCCGGCTACGCCGTCAGTGCCGGCTTTATTGCGGAGGCGCCCAACTTCATCACCGTCCTGGCCACCGCCGGCGGTCAGATGTTCTTCTCGTTGTCCCTGGCCATGGGCGTCATGTTCACCTACGGCTCCTACCTCAGCAAGCAGGAGAACCTGGTGAAAAACTCCGTGGTCATCGTGTTCTCCGATACCCTGGTGGCCCTGATGGCCGGCCTCGCCGTCATCCCCGCCGCCGTGGCCAACGGCATCAACCAGGGCATGAACGTGGCCGACATCAAGCTCAGCGGCCCCAACCTGCTGTTCGTCACGCTGCAGGACGTGTTCAACGCCATGGGCACCGCCGGTCCCCTGTTCGGCGTGATCTTCTACCTGCTGGTCCTGATCGCCGCCATCTCCTCTGCCATCTCCCTGGTGGAGGTGGTCGCCACCTTCTTCCTGGACCGCGCCGCGGAAAAGGGCAAAACTGCCAGCCGCCACAAAGTGGTCCTGATCGTGTGCCTGGCCATCACCGTGGAGGCCATTCTGGTTGCGGTGGACGGCCTGGGCTCCAACGGTCTGTGGGTTCCCGGTCAGGCCACCTTCGGCATCCACACCTGGAACGACTGCTGGCTGGACTTCATGGACATGATGTCCGAGGGCATCGCCATGCCGCTGGGCGCGCTGCTGATGAGCCTGATGGTAGCCTGGGAGCTCAAGCCCAAAACCGTACTGGAGGAGGTCCATCTGAGCAGCAGCGCCAAGATCGACCTCTTCTACAAGATCTGCATTTACATTGTCACTCCGCTGGGTATGTTCCTGATCCTGCTGGGCCAGCTGAACGACTTCGGCTTCATCCACCTCTTCGGCTGA
- a CDS encoding DegV family protein, whose product MAVQIITDSTSDLTNEELRELNVHVIRMRVIFEDGVFTDGVDMDKEQFYAKQAAASALPKTTQVNPQEYCEAFGPLLESGDEVVAVLLSSKLSGCYQSACIAKEMLEEAGERLHLVDSLNATIGEGLLVREAVRMRDAGKSAAEIAAALEDLRRRVRFLAFIGTMKYLKMGGRVSASAAALGGMLHISPVVALVEGEVKAVGKVRGREKIFSYTMDFAQHYPVDSRHCVVFGHSRCLETMEPYRDKCIQALGLRDWAQDELGPVIGTHAGPGCYGMAYIGLK is encoded by the coding sequence ATGGCTGTCCAGATCATCACCGATTCCACCAGCGACCTGACCAACGAGGAGCTGCGGGAGCTGAACGTCCACGTCATCCGGATGCGGGTGATTTTCGAGGACGGTGTGTTCACCGACGGCGTGGATATGGACAAGGAGCAGTTCTACGCCAAGCAGGCCGCGGCCTCCGCGCTGCCCAAGACCACCCAGGTCAACCCCCAGGAGTACTGCGAGGCCTTCGGCCCGCTGCTGGAGAGCGGGGACGAGGTGGTGGCCGTGCTGCTGTCCTCCAAGCTGTCGGGCTGCTACCAGTCCGCCTGCATCGCCAAAGAGATGCTGGAGGAGGCCGGGGAGCGGCTGCATCTGGTGGACTCCCTCAACGCCACCATCGGCGAGGGGCTGCTGGTGCGGGAGGCTGTGCGGATGCGGGACGCGGGAAAGTCCGCTGCGGAGATTGCCGCCGCCCTGGAGGATCTGCGCCGCCGGGTGCGGTTCCTGGCCTTCATCGGCACCATGAAGTATCTGAAAATGGGCGGGCGGGTGTCCGCCTCCGCTGCCGCGCTGGGAGGGATGCTGCACATTTCCCCGGTGGTGGCCCTGGTGGAGGGAGAGGTCAAGGCCGTGGGCAAGGTCCGGGGCCGGGAGAAGATCTTCAGCTACACCATGGATTTTGCCCAGCACTATCCCGTGGACAGCCGCCACTGCGTGGTGTTCGGACACTCCCGGTGCCTGGAGACCATGGAGCCCTATCGGGACAAGTGCATCCAGGCTCTGGGCCTGCGGGACTGGGCCCAGGACGAGCTGGGTCCCGTCATCGGCACCCACGCCGGGCCCGGCTGCTACGGCATGGCCTACATTGGCCTGAAATAA